Proteins from a genomic interval of Demetria terragena DSM 11295:
- a CDS encoding MFS transporter, with translation MSPFRWFWAGEAVSGLGSWISFVILQVIVVTTLQAGSVGTGLLSAARWLPYLLFGLLIGALVDRYARRPVMIGSDLARAGLTVLIPLAWWLDALSLPLVLALVALTALVTLVNDAASLSFLPRLVSREHLQPAHSRLDGTSAVSEVAGPSLAGLIVTVVAAPIALIATAASALFSAAAVAMIRVPEPAPPPAQDRNLRAEIAAGLRWVYRGGVLFHLAIWTHVWFAGQATLGAVLAVYLLESLGLSPLTFALVTAGAGVGALLGALTSPALGRRFGSGRTVIGVHLLSAGGVAAMVCAQAFPPAGTLALLGLGQTMHGFAMGASNSHEMAYRQLLTPDELQARTNTTMRSMNRAVVVVVAPVVGVLATQTGVSAMLVVAAGLFAAAAIGLWHSPFREARLGAFTETT, from the coding sequence GTGTCTCCCTTCCGCTGGTTCTGGGCGGGCGAAGCCGTGTCCGGACTCGGAAGCTGGATCTCCTTTGTCATCCTCCAGGTGATCGTGGTGACGACCCTGCAGGCCGGATCAGTGGGGACCGGACTGCTCAGCGCCGCTCGCTGGCTGCCGTACTTGCTCTTCGGGCTCTTGATCGGCGCCCTCGTCGATCGGTACGCCCGGCGCCCGGTCATGATTGGATCTGACCTCGCCCGAGCAGGCCTGACCGTGCTGATACCCCTCGCGTGGTGGCTTGATGCGCTCTCCCTGCCCCTGGTGCTGGCGCTGGTCGCGCTGACCGCACTGGTGACCCTGGTCAACGATGCAGCGTCTCTTTCCTTCCTTCCGCGACTGGTCTCGCGGGAGCACCTTCAGCCTGCGCATTCACGACTCGACGGCACGAGCGCGGTCTCCGAAGTCGCTGGCCCCTCGCTGGCCGGTCTCATCGTGACGGTGGTCGCGGCCCCGATCGCTCTCATCGCCACCGCTGCCTCGGCCCTGTTCTCGGCAGCCGCAGTCGCCATGATCCGCGTGCCTGAGCCAGCACCGCCACCTGCGCAGGACCGCAACCTGCGGGCGGAGATCGCGGCTGGACTCCGCTGGGTCTATCGGGGCGGAGTGCTGTTCCACCTCGCGATCTGGACCCACGTGTGGTTCGCCGGTCAGGCGACGCTGGGCGCGGTCCTCGCGGTCTACCTGCTCGAATCACTCGGTTTGTCGCCGTTGACCTTCGCGCTCGTGACGGCGGGCGCGGGCGTCGGGGCGCTGCTGGGTGCACTCACCTCGCCCGCGCTCGGTCGCCGCTTTGGCAGTGGCCGTACGGTCATTGGCGTCCATCTGCTCAGCGCGGGTGGTGTGGCCGCCATGGTCTGCGCCCAGGCCTTCCCGCCCGCCGGGACACTCGCGCTCCTCGGGCTCGGACAGACCATGCATGGCTTTGCCATGGGTGCCAGCAACTCCCATGAGATGGCGTACCGACAGTTGCTTACCCCTGATGAGTTGCAGGCACGCACCAACACCACGATGCGTTCCATGAACCGGGCGGTCGTGGTGGTCGTCGCTCCGGTCGTGGGCGTGCTCGCCACACAGACTGGTGTCTCGGCGATGCTGGTTGTTGCGGCCGGGCTCTTTGCTGCTGCGGCGATCGGCTTGTGGCACAGCCCATTTCGTGAGGCCCGCCTTGGAGCCTTCACGGAAACGACCTGA
- a CDS encoding phosphatidylserine decarboxylase, with protein sequence MPFLPPIDREAALPAALGATPAAVALLAGRRRTATALLALPAALALFFRDPERSADVAEVPVDEVRAPADGRVMYVGPVQPEVAVGLDPEVDWQQVSIFLSVFNVHINRAPYAGVVESVSYRPGNWHAAYRYESAFENERSDIVVSRSVAGQQRRYVVRQIVGLLARRVVTRIEAGDTLATGERIGLMKFGSRMDVFLPPEVELSVGQGARVVAGESVIARWK encoded by the coding sequence ATGCCTTTCCTGCCCCCGATCGATCGGGAGGCCGCGCTGCCCGCGGCACTTGGCGCGACACCTGCTGCCGTCGCGCTGTTGGCCGGTCGACGCCGTACCGCCACCGCGCTGCTTGCGCTCCCGGCCGCCCTGGCGTTGTTCTTCCGAGACCCGGAGCGCTCTGCGGATGTCGCGGAGGTCCCGGTCGATGAGGTACGCGCACCGGCCGACGGGCGCGTGATGTATGTCGGCCCGGTGCAACCCGAGGTCGCCGTAGGGCTCGACCCTGAGGTCGACTGGCAGCAGGTCAGCATCTTCCTGTCGGTCTTCAACGTTCACATCAACCGCGCGCCGTATGCCGGTGTCGTGGAGTCAGTGTCCTACCGCCCGGGCAACTGGCACGCCGCCTATCGCTATGAGAGCGCGTTCGAAAATGAGCGCTCCGACATCGTGGTGTCGCGCTCCGTGGCTGGCCAGCAGCGCCGGTACGTCGTTCGCCAGATCGTCGGTTTGCTGGCTCGACGGGTCGTCACCCGAATCGAGGCGGGCGACACGCTGGCAACGGGCGAGCGCATTGGTCTGATGAAGTTCGGTTCGCGAATGGATGTCTTCCTTCCGCCAGAGGTCGAACTGTCGGTTGGCCAGGGCGCGCGGGTGGTTGCCGGTGAGTCGGTGATCGCACGATGGAAGTAA
- the pssA gene encoding CDP-diacylglycerol--serine O-phosphatidyltransferase translates to MEVNERRTTKRVLDHWRLESHSGAEVVSLRQLSTREKCRVTAPSVLTTGNMACGFSALLLAMNEHPVAAAALIVGAIVLDIADGAVARAVGATSPFGVQMDSLADLISFGVAPALIVYTWVLPEWPVIAWLGAFVWLACAAFRLARFNFTVDPTADKRYFVGLPSPGAAAVVAATVFALSDPDITGPDFRAGPAILLPAVISLVPAFLMVSTIRFRSFRDLISPKTTQTRVITGLSLVAVLIGLVIAPATTALILAYLYVLTAPLGVLTAPLRRQIFGPESIAPPRRRQQSVFLPVQDD, encoded by the coding sequence ATGGAAGTAAACGAACGCCGGACCACCAAGCGGGTCCTCGATCATTGGCGCCTGGAGTCGCACTCTGGTGCGGAAGTCGTCTCGCTACGCCAACTGAGCACCAGGGAAAAGTGCCGGGTCACCGCCCCGAGCGTGTTGACGACGGGCAACATGGCGTGCGGCTTCTCGGCGCTGCTCCTGGCGATGAATGAGCACCCCGTTGCCGCAGCGGCGTTGATCGTCGGCGCGATCGTCCTCGACATCGCCGACGGTGCAGTGGCCCGCGCCGTGGGCGCGACCTCGCCGTTCGGCGTCCAGATGGACTCACTAGCCGACCTGATCTCATTCGGCGTGGCACCTGCTCTGATCGTCTACACCTGGGTTCTTCCCGAGTGGCCTGTGATCGCCTGGCTCGGCGCGTTCGTCTGGTTGGCGTGCGCGGCGTTCCGGCTGGCGAGATTCAACTTCACCGTCGACCCGACGGCAGACAAGCGCTATTTCGTGGGTTTGCCGAGTCCCGGCGCCGCCGCCGTCGTGGCCGCCACGGTCTTCGCGCTCAGTGATCCAGACATCACTGGTCCAGACTTTCGGGCCGGCCCGGCCATCTTGCTCCCGGCCGTGATCAGCCTGGTGCCCGCCTTCTTGATGGTGAGCACGATCCGCTTCCGGTCCTTCCGGGATCTGATCTCCCCGAAGACCACGCAAACCCGAGTCATCACCGGGCTCTCGCTCGTCGCTGTGCTGATCGGGTTGGTCATCGCGCCAGCCACGACCGCCTTAATCCTGGCCTACCTCTATGTCCTGACCGCCCCGCTGGGCGTGCTGACCGCGCCGCTGCGCCGCCAGATCTTCGGGCCGGAGTCCATCGCGCCGCCGCGCCGTCGCCAGCAGTCGGTGTTCCTGCCGGTTCAAGACGACTGA